Proteins from a single region of Bacillus carboniphilus:
- the coaBC gene encoding bifunctional phosphopantothenoylcysteine decarboxylase/phosphopantothenate--cysteine ligase CoaBC, which yields MEKKKILLCVSGGIAVFKAAALTSKLVQAGMEVRVIMTESAQKFVTPLTFQALSRQTVYIDTFEEQDPGVISHIDVADWADLIVVAPATANVIAKLANGLADDMLSTSVLASTAPVWIAPAMNVHMYENPAVQKNMQTLKSYGHHFVEPNEGYLACGYVGKGRLAEPEEIVEQIQLFFQEPKNLPFKGKKILITAGPTREVIDPVRYMTNHSSGKMGYALAEEAAKLGGDVTLVSGPVNLPHPPNVTVVNVESAEDMYQAVSNRFEDVDILIKSAAVADYRPKNVFDKKMKKQEGDLTLELERTKDILKEMGKIKQHQLLIGFAAETNNIEEYAKKKLESKNADLIVANDVTQEGAGFGGDTNMVTMFDRNGTSEVVPILSKNEVAKRVLNKIERLLNKE from the coding sequence ATGGAAAAGAAGAAAATCCTGTTGTGTGTATCAGGTGGAATCGCTGTATTTAAAGCCGCAGCACTAACGAGTAAATTGGTACAAGCGGGAATGGAAGTTAGGGTCATTATGACCGAGAGTGCACAAAAATTTGTCACTCCTCTTACATTTCAGGCTTTATCTAGACAAACCGTCTATATAGATACATTTGAAGAACAAGATCCTGGAGTGATATCACATATAGATGTAGCAGATTGGGCTGATTTAATAGTGGTTGCACCTGCTACCGCTAATGTCATCGCAAAGCTCGCAAATGGATTGGCAGATGATATGTTATCGACATCAGTACTAGCATCAACAGCACCCGTCTGGATTGCTCCTGCAATGAATGTACATATGTATGAAAACCCAGCAGTACAAAAGAATATGCAAACTCTAAAATCCTACGGTCACCATTTTGTTGAACCAAATGAAGGCTATTTAGCTTGTGGGTATGTTGGGAAAGGTCGTCTTGCAGAACCAGAAGAAATTGTAGAACAAATCCAACTCTTCTTCCAAGAGCCAAAAAATTTACCTTTTAAAGGGAAAAAAATCTTAATTACGGCAGGACCAACTCGTGAAGTAATCGATCCAGTTCGATATATGACCAATCATTCAAGTGGAAAGATGGGCTATGCTCTAGCGGAAGAGGCGGCCAAATTAGGTGGGGACGTCACCTTAGTTTCTGGACCAGTAAATCTTCCACATCCACCAAATGTTACGGTGGTAAACGTGGAATCAGCAGAGGATATGTACCAAGCCGTTTCGAATCGCTTTGAAGATGTAGATATTTTGATCAAAAGTGCCGCTGTAGCCGATTATCGTCCAAAGAATGTTTTTGATAAAAAGATGAAAAAGCAAGAAGGCGATTTGACATTAGAGCTTGAAAGAACCAAGGATATACTTAAAGAAATGGGGAAAATCAAGCAGCATCAGCTACTTATCGGGTTTGCAGCAGAAACGAATAATATTGAAGAGTACGCTAAAAAGAAATTAGAATCCAAAAATGCTGATTTAATTGTAGCCAATGATGTGACTCAAGAAGGAGCCGGATTTGGTGGGGACACGAATATGGTGACCATGTTTGACCGAAACGGCACTTCAGAAGTTGTACCTATACTCTCAAAAAATGAAGTGGCAAAGAGAGTATTAAACAAGATTGAAAGGTTATTAAACAAGGAGTGA
- the priA gene encoding primosomal protein N', producing the protein MHVAKVIVDVPAGQIDHSFDYLIPQEWEDIIVPGIRVIVPFGPRKIQGIVVDTYMKTEETEFKLKAIDEPMDVTPVLTPELLQLANQLSEETLCFHIAALQVMLPAAMKAKYKKKVVLKSEPIPPEFLPLFQKGNIVSWEKAMELNLVPTLQRKARAKEIDFEIIYEVKEKNRKKVIKHVCLNIDRKMVDNEIDKLPPQAGKQKELLEILKNQQESIPIPELTKDYGISTATIRSLADKGIVKHLDVEVYRNPFEHKEFKRTEPLPLTAEQQKAIIPILKSVEEQSYESFLLYGVTGSGKTEVYLQTIQEVLKKGQEAIVLVPEISLTPQMVDRFKGRFGDQVAVLHSGLSIGEKYDEWRKIHRKEVKVVVGARSAIFAPFENLGVIIIDEEHESSYKQEENPKYHARDVAKLRGAYHQCPVILGSATPSLESFARAQKGVYTLLELSRRMNDRDLPSVEIVDMREELRSGNRSMFSTKLVELLQNRMEKKEQSVLFLNKRGYSSFVMCRDCGYVMNCPNCDLSMTYHRASSEMKCHYCDYRALVPTTCPECTSTYIRYFGTGTQKVEEEIARLFPEARVIRMDVDTTGRKGAHEKLLSAFERGEADILLGTQMIAKGLDFPNITLVGVLSADTMLHLPDFRASEKTFQLLTQVSGRAGRHEKPGEVVIQTYTPEHYSIELSGSQDYLAFYQKEMITRKQFQYPPFYYLTLINISHEEVMKAASIAENITSYLEKNLSSSSIILGPVASPIARINNRYRYQCLVKYKREPELTKHLKKIVHQFQEDKRNNGVYVSVDVQPYVLM; encoded by the coding sequence GTGCATGTAGCGAAGGTAATTGTAGATGTTCCAGCTGGGCAAATTGATCACTCCTTTGACTATCTTATCCCACAAGAGTGGGAGGACATTATCGTACCAGGTATCCGTGTGATTGTTCCTTTTGGTCCCCGTAAGATTCAAGGGATTGTAGTGGATACCTATATGAAAACAGAGGAAACAGAATTTAAGTTAAAAGCAATAGATGAACCTATGGATGTAACACCTGTTCTTACACCTGAACTACTACAGCTTGCGAATCAGCTTTCTGAAGAAACGCTCTGCTTTCACATTGCAGCTCTACAGGTAATGCTTCCTGCTGCTATGAAAGCAAAGTATAAAAAGAAGGTTGTGCTTAAAAGTGAACCCATTCCACCAGAATTTTTGCCTCTTTTTCAGAAGGGGAATATCGTTAGCTGGGAAAAGGCAATGGAGCTGAACCTTGTTCCGACACTGCAAAGAAAAGCAAGAGCAAAGGAAATAGATTTTGAAATCATTTATGAGGTTAAAGAGAAAAACAGGAAGAAGGTCATCAAGCACGTTTGCTTAAACATAGACCGTAAAATGGTAGACAACGAAATCGACAAGTTGCCTCCTCAAGCAGGTAAACAAAAGGAACTGCTAGAGATATTAAAAAATCAGCAAGAGTCTATTCCTATCCCTGAATTAACAAAGGATTATGGTATTTCTACAGCTACAATTCGCTCTCTTGCTGATAAGGGCATAGTGAAGCATTTAGATGTGGAAGTGTACCGAAATCCGTTTGAACATAAAGAGTTTAAAAGAACAGAACCACTTCCGTTAACGGCTGAACAACAAAAAGCTATCATTCCTATTTTAAAATCTGTAGAGGAACAGTCCTATGAATCGTTTCTATTATATGGTGTAACAGGAAGTGGAAAAACAGAGGTTTACCTTCAGACCATTCAAGAGGTACTAAAGAAAGGGCAAGAAGCCATAGTTCTGGTACCTGAAATCTCGTTAACTCCCCAAATGGTTGATCGGTTTAAGGGTCGCTTTGGCGATCAAGTGGCTGTATTACATAGTGGACTATCCATTGGTGAAAAGTATGATGAATGGAGAAAGATTCATAGAAAAGAAGTAAAAGTCGTTGTAGGAGCACGCTCTGCAATATTCGCACCCTTCGAAAATTTAGGTGTAATCATTATAGATGAGGAACATGAGAGTAGCTATAAACAGGAAGAGAATCCAAAGTATCATGCTCGTGATGTTGCAAAATTAAGAGGAGCGTACCACCAATGTCCTGTCATTTTAGGCAGTGCAACTCCGTCTCTCGAATCGTTTGCGAGAGCTCAAAAAGGAGTCTATACCTTATTAGAGCTATCGAGAAGAATGAATGACCGAGATTTACCTTCAGTTGAAATTGTTGATATGAGAGAGGAACTCCGGTCGGGAAATCGTTCTATGTTCTCGACGAAATTGGTTGAGCTTCTTCAAAATCGAATGGAGAAAAAGGAACAATCTGTCCTTTTTTTAAATAAAAGAGGGTATTCGTCGTTTGTAATGTGTAGAGACTGTGGATACGTGATGAATTGTCCGAATTGTGATCTTTCCATGACTTATCACAGAGCCTCATCTGAGATGAAATGTCACTATTGTGATTATCGTGCCCTAGTACCGACAACTTGTCCAGAATGTACAAGTACATACATCCGCTATTTTGGAACAGGAACACAAAAGGTGGAAGAAGAAATAGCTCGGTTGTTTCCTGAGGCAAGAGTGATTCGAATGGATGTCGATACGACAGGAAGAAAAGGTGCACACGAAAAACTGTTATCAGCGTTTGAACGAGGAGAAGCAGATATCCTTTTAGGTACTCAAATGATTGCAAAAGGGCTAGACTTCCCTAATATAACCCTAGTTGGTGTTTTATCAGCCGACACGATGCTTCACCTACCCGATTTCAGGGCATCAGAAAAAACCTTCCAGCTTCTCACTCAGGTAAGTGGACGAGCAGGTAGACATGAAAAGCCAGGAGAAGTCGTCATTCAAACGTATACTCCTGAACATTACAGTATTGAATTAAGCGGTAGTCAAGATTATTTGGCCTTTTATCAAAAAGAGATGATAACAAGAAAGCAATTTCAATATCCGCCTTTTTACTATTTAACGCTTATAAATATCAGTCATGAAGAAGTCATGAAAGCTGCATCTATTGCTGAAAATATAACGAGCTACTTGGAAAAGAACCTCAGCTCCTCAAGTATTATTCTCGGTCCGGTAGCTTCTCCAATCGCTCGCATCAATAATAGATATCGGTACCAATGTCTGGTAAAATACAAACGGGAACCAGAACTAACAAAACATTTAAAGAAAATCGTCCATCAATTCCAGGAAGATAAACGAAACAATGGAGTGTATGTATCAGTTGATGTACAGCCATATGTTTTAATGTAA
- the def gene encoding peptide deformylase has protein sequence MSVKPIVMDPNPVLNQKCEPVTSFDSKLKKLARDMFDTMYEADGVGLAGPQIGVLKRIAVIDADDETGPFVLINPEITEQTGEELGVEGCLSIPNVYGEVIRAQSVTVQAVDVKGRPFSLKAEGYVARAIQHELDHLDGILFTTKVVRYIEEADLEEEVVEE, from the coding sequence GTGAGTGTAAAACCAATTGTAATGGACCCAAATCCAGTCTTGAATCAAAAGTGTGAACCTGTTACAAGCTTTGATTCAAAACTAAAAAAACTGGCTAGGGACATGTTTGATACAATGTACGAAGCCGATGGAGTAGGTCTAGCAGGCCCTCAAATTGGCGTACTAAAAAGGATCGCTGTCATCGATGCAGATGATGAAACGGGACCATTTGTGTTAATAAATCCAGAAATAACCGAACAAACAGGGGAAGAACTTGGTGTTGAAGGATGCTTAAGTATTCCCAATGTGTATGGGGAAGTCATCCGAGCTCAATCCGTGACAGTTCAAGCTGTTGATGTAAAAGGAAGACCTTTTTCATTAAAAGCAGAAGGCTATGTGGCCCGCGCGATTCAGCATGAACTCGATCACTTGGACGGTATCTTATTTACGACCAAAGTAGTTCGATACATAGAGGAAGCAGACTTAGAAGAAGAGGTGGTTGAAGAATGA
- the fmt gene encoding methionyl-tRNA formyltransferase, producing the protein MTKIVFMGTPDFSVPVLEKIVSEGYNVVGVVTQPDRPVGRKKVLTPPPVKKKAVELQIPVYQPERIKTEYQEILDLEPDLIITAAYGQIVPNEMLDFPRFGCINVHASLLPELRGGAPIHYAILQGKEITGVTIMYMVEKLDAGDMISKVEVPILETDHVGSLHDKLSVAGANLLIETLPSILDGTAKATPQDHSKATFASNIKREQEIIDWSKSGEQVYDHIRGLHPWPVAYTKFHGEVWKIWWGEKVHLNDEEHVPGTIVDIDENAFIVKTGDDIGIKITELQPAGKKRMETSQFLRGSGSHVEIGMRLGDHNE; encoded by the coding sequence ATGACAAAAATCGTCTTTATGGGGACTCCAGATTTTTCAGTTCCAGTACTAGAAAAGATAGTAAGTGAAGGCTACAACGTAGTCGGTGTGGTTACTCAGCCAGACCGTCCAGTAGGGAGAAAAAAAGTTCTGACACCACCTCCAGTAAAAAAGAAGGCAGTAGAGTTACAAATACCTGTCTACCAGCCTGAGAGAATTAAAACAGAATATCAAGAGATTTTAGATTTAGAGCCGGACTTGATAATTACGGCAGCATATGGACAAATTGTTCCAAATGAAATGTTAGACTTTCCTCGTTTCGGTTGCATCAATGTACACGCATCATTGCTTCCAGAGTTACGAGGGGGTGCTCCCATTCATTACGCCATTCTACAAGGAAAAGAAATTACAGGCGTGACGATTATGTACATGGTTGAGAAATTAGATGCTGGAGATATGATTTCAAAGGTGGAAGTTCCAATACTTGAAACGGATCATGTAGGAAGTCTTCATGATAAATTAAGTGTTGCAGGGGCTAATCTACTTATAGAAACACTACCTTCTATTTTAGATGGTACAGCAAAAGCTACTCCGCAAGATCATTCGAAGGCCACGTTTGCTTCTAACATTAAACGGGAGCAAGAAATAATTGATTGGAGTAAGTCAGGGGAACAAGTTTATGATCACATCCGCGGACTTCATCCTTGGCCGGTTGCCTATACGAAGTTCCATGGAGAGGTATGGAAAATCTGGTGGGGCGAGAAAGTCCATTTAAATGATGAGGAACATGTTCCGGGTACAATTGTGGACATTGATGAAAATGCCTTTATTGTAAAAACTGGAGATGATATCGGAATTAAAATTACAGAACTTCAACCAGCAGGTAAGAAACGGATGGAAACTTCTCAATTTTTAAGAGGTTCTGGTTCCCATGTGGAAATTGGCATGAGATTAGGGGATCACAATGAATAA
- the rsmB gene encoding 16S rRNA (cytosine(967)-C(5))-methyltransferase RsmB: MNKPNVRFACLQLLTTIDKDQAYSNLVLQKELETGNYSVKDKALLTEILYGTLQRKLSLDYYLEPFIKGKRVKGWVKWLLRLTLYQIVYLDKIPERAAIYEAVEIAKKRGNKAIAGFVNGVLRSIGREGLQSLEDIKDPVEKLATETSHPLWLVKRWIEQWGLEETEKMCHANLMAPVQTARVNLTKITREECLEQLKNEGFEVEESPLLPEAIRMLKGSIVKSTLFQKGYITIQDESSMLPAYALQVDLNQTILDACAAPGGKTTHIAEKLNNTGVVHSFDIHDHKVKLIEDNVKRLGLTNVQAGQGDSREIQSKFSNKYFDRILVDAPCSGFGVLKRKPEAKYEKLETDIRQLQTIQLEILNAVSPLLKDEGILVYSTCTIDMEENHGVVNSFLESHEEFMLDETLEERVPEAFRPLVKQGQLQLLPHTLNTDGFFVAAFRRR; encoded by the coding sequence ATGAATAAACCAAACGTGCGGTTTGCTTGTTTACAGCTACTGACCACCATTGACAAAGACCAGGCATATAGCAACTTAGTATTGCAAAAAGAGCTAGAAACAGGGAATTACTCTGTTAAGGATAAAGCCCTCCTAACTGAAATCTTATATGGGACATTGCAGCGTAAGTTAAGCTTGGATTATTATTTAGAGCCTTTTATTAAAGGAAAAAGAGTAAAAGGCTGGGTGAAATGGTTACTTCGATTAACTCTTTATCAGATTGTCTACCTTGATAAGATTCCAGAACGTGCGGCTATTTATGAGGCAGTTGAGATAGCCAAAAAAAGAGGAAATAAAGCCATAGCTGGTTTTGTTAACGGAGTTCTTCGCTCTATTGGTAGGGAAGGATTACAATCACTAGAGGATATAAAAGACCCAGTTGAAAAGTTAGCCACTGAAACGAGTCATCCACTTTGGCTTGTGAAAAGATGGATTGAACAATGGGGACTGGAAGAAACCGAAAAAATGTGTCATGCTAACCTAATGGCTCCTGTTCAAACTGCCAGAGTTAACTTGACCAAGATAACAAGAGAAGAATGTCTTGAACAGTTGAAAAACGAAGGGTTTGAAGTGGAAGAGAGTCCTCTATTACCTGAAGCCATTCGAATGTTAAAGGGCTCAATTGTTAAGAGTACTTTATTTCAGAAAGGCTATATTACGATTCAAGACGAGAGTTCTATGTTACCAGCTTATGCTCTACAAGTAGACCTAAATCAAACCATTTTAGATGCATGTGCTGCTCCTGGAGGTAAAACAACACATATTGCTGAAAAGCTAAACAATACAGGGGTAGTACACTCTTTTGATATACATGACCACAAGGTAAAACTTATAGAGGATAATGTGAAAAGATTAGGCTTAACAAATGTACAAGCAGGACAAGGGGATAGTCGGGAGATTCAATCAAAGTTTTCTAATAAGTACTTTGACCGAATTTTAGTAGATGCACCTTGTTCAGGGTTTGGGGTATTAAAAAGAAAGCCAGAAGCAAAATATGAAAAATTAGAAACTGATATTAGGCAATTGCAAACCATTCAGTTAGAGATTTTGAACGCTGTGTCTCCACTTTTAAAAGATGAGGGCATATTAGTATATAGTACATGCACTATTGATATGGAAGAGAACCATGGAGTAGTCAACTCATTTCTAGAGAGTCACGAAGAGTTTATGTTGGATGAAACTCTAGAGGAAAGAGTGCCTGAAGCGTTTAGACCTCTTGTTAAACAAGGTCAACTCCAGTTACTTCCACACACGTTAAACACTGATGGATTCTTTGTCGCAGCATTTAGAAGAAGGTGA
- the rlmN gene encoding 23S rRNA (adenine(2503)-C(2))-methyltransferase RlmN: protein MEQQTTQKKRANKLNNPPEKPSIYSLKLDELKKWVEEQGEKSFRAEQLYDWLYVKRADSFNEMTNLSKSFREKLENSFTITTLSTLIQQTSKDGTIKFLFELHDGYSIETVLMRHEYGNSVCVTTQVGCRIGCTFCASTLGGLKRNLEAGEIVSQVLKVQKALDETGERVSSVVVMGIGEPFDNYDSLVTFLKVINHDKGLNIGARHITVSTSGIIPKIYKFADENMQINFAISLHAPNTELRSKLMPINRAYKLPDLMEAIKYYIEKTGRRVSFEYGLFGGENDQVEHAEELAALVKGVKCHINLIPVNYVPERNYVRTPREQIFAFEKVLKNHGVNVTIRREQGHDIDAACGQLRAKERKEETR from the coding sequence ATGGAACAGCAAACAACACAGAAAAAACGAGCAAACAAGCTTAACAACCCACCAGAAAAACCGTCCATTTACTCATTAAAATTAGATGAGCTAAAAAAATGGGTCGAAGAACAAGGAGAAAAATCATTTCGTGCCGAACAATTATACGACTGGCTTTATGTGAAAAGAGCCGATTCTTTCAATGAAATGACAAACCTTTCCAAATCCTTTAGGGAAAAACTAGAGAACAGCTTTACGATTACAACGTTGAGTACACTCATTCAACAAACATCTAAGGATGGTACCATTAAGTTTTTATTTGAATTACATGATGGGTATTCGATTGAAACGGTATTGATGAGACATGAGTACGGTAACTCAGTATGTGTTACCACACAGGTAGGATGTCGAATTGGTTGTACGTTCTGCGCTTCTACTTTAGGTGGCTTAAAAAGAAATCTAGAAGCGGGAGAGATTGTTTCTCAAGTACTAAAGGTCCAAAAAGCTTTAGATGAAACAGGAGAGAGAGTAAGCTCAGTTGTTGTAATGGGTATTGGCGAACCTTTTGACAATTATGATTCTCTTGTCACTTTCCTTAAGGTCATCAATCATGATAAGGGGCTAAATATTGGTGCACGCCATATTACTGTTTCCACATCAGGAATTATCCCTAAGATTTATAAATTTGCAGATGAAAATATGCAAATCAATTTTGCAATTTCACTACATGCCCCAAATACAGAACTAAGATCGAAGCTAATGCCAATTAACCGTGCGTATAAGCTGCCGGACTTGATGGAGGCCATAAAGTACTACATTGAAAAAACTGGTAGAAGAGTCAGCTTTGAGTATGGTTTATTTGGTGGGGAAAATGATCAAGTTGAACATGCTGAAGAGTTGGCAGCCTTAGTGAAAGGTGTTAAATGCCATATCAACCTTATTCCTGTGAACTATGTTCCAGAAAGAAATTATGTTCGAACTCCTAGAGAACAGATTTTTGCATTTGAAAAAGTGTTAAAGAACCATGGAGTTAACGTTACCATTCGAAGAGAGCAAGGGCACGATATTGACGCAGCATGTGGACAGCTTCGAGCGAAGGAGCGTAAAGAAGAGACGAGGTGA
- a CDS encoding Stp1/IreP family PP2C-type Ser/Thr phosphatase, translated as MKAVFKTDRGRVRPHNEDNGGVFLANNDDSILVLVADGMGGHRAGDVASEMAVQAMKELWEKNPPSSQPDESEKWLIESIKNVNHQLFLHASENEECKGMGTTMVAAICSDSFSTVANIGDSRCYINNDLGFSQFTEDHTLVYELVRSGQISREDAEHHPRKNVILRALGTEEDVQIDIKTITFEEGDCLLLCSDGLSNKVSDDDMKTIIESEETLEEQVERLVDLANENGGEDNITIIIVKNDATAEDESGDQT; from the coding sequence ATGAAAGCGGTATTTAAAACAGACCGTGGACGTGTAAGGCCTCATAATGAAGATAATGGGGGAGTATTTTTAGCAAACAATGATGATTCCATCCTAGTGCTAGTAGCGGATGGAATGGGAGGGCATCGAGCTGGGGATGTCGCAAGTGAAATGGCTGTTCAGGCAATGAAAGAATTATGGGAAAAGAACCCTCCGTCTTCCCAGCCTGACGAATCAGAAAAATGGCTGATTGAATCTATCAAAAACGTTAATCATCAGTTATTTTTGCATGCGTCCGAAAATGAAGAATGTAAAGGAATGGGTACTACAATGGTTGCTGCCATTTGTAGTGATTCCTTCTCAACTGTTGCCAATATTGGGGATAGTCGCTGTTATATTAACAACGACCTTGGCTTTTCTCAGTTTACTGAGGACCACACATTGGTTTACGAGCTGGTTAGAAGTGGACAGATTTCAAGGGAGGATGCTGAGCATCATCCAAGAAAAAATGTAATTCTTCGAGCTCTTGGAACAGAAGAAGATGTCCAAATAGATATCAAAACCATCACATTCGAAGAGGGAGATTGCCTTCTCCTGTGTTCTGATGGTTTATCAAATAAGGTTTCAGATGATGATATGAAGACAATCATTGAGTCTGAAGAAACGTTGGAAGAACAAGTTGAAAGATTAGTCGACTTAGCTAATGAAAACGGCGGAGAAGACAATATTACAATAATTATCGTAAAAAACGACGCAACAGCGGAAGATGAAAGTGGTGACCAAACATGA
- the pknB gene encoding Stk1 family PASTA domain-containing Ser/Thr kinase, with the protein MIIGKRLSGRYKILEMIGGGGMANVYLAHDMILDRDVAIKILRLDFSDNDNFIRRFHREAQSATSLAHSNIVSIYDVGEEDDIYYIVMEYVEGMTLKQYIQQNSPLSIHKVIDIMNQLTSAIAHAHHNHIVHRDIKPQNILINEHDEVKITDFGIAMALSATAITHTNSVLGTVHYLSPEQARGGMANKKSDIYSLGIVMFELLTGRLPFSGESAVSIALKHLQNETPSPKRWNPNIPQSVENIVLKSTAKDPFHRYESVEEMAEDIKTALDPDRMNEKPFVAPRDEEATKAIPIFSQDKPIDNLEQTILRNDRNTPPKPETSESTSKQKKKWPWIVGIVLFFLIVGGVLAYTLLPDLLAPDLIEVPDVEDLPHDEAVTKLVDAGFSIGKTEKVYHESIEEGHVVKTEPSKGSKVQPNSEVLLYESMGKERYILSNYVGRQYESVLNLLGDIFDDIEVEKVFSEETEGTILSQDPEADEEVIPEETTLKFTVSKGPQLIELKDLTGYSRDEYSAYSKEHSFLINVISEEHHDEIPAGHVISQDPAPGTSVKKNAEIKVVLSKGKKEIPPKEVIIDLVIPYDDSQNNEDEENKEPQLVQIYIEDMNRSMTVAADSFEITEDTPYQITLLIAYGEKAGYRIVRNNQFIDEGIREYPIEE; encoded by the coding sequence ATGATTATAGGAAAGCGTCTTAGTGGTCGCTACAAGATTCTTGAGATGATTGGTGGCGGGGGCATGGCTAACGTATATTTAGCCCATGACATGATTTTAGACCGTGATGTCGCCATTAAAATCTTAAGACTAGATTTTTCAGATAATGATAATTTTATTCGTAGATTCCATAGAGAAGCACAGTCAGCTACTAGTCTAGCTCATTCTAATATTGTAAGTATCTATGATGTTGGGGAAGAGGACGATATTTATTATATTGTCATGGAATACGTCGAGGGGATGACACTCAAGCAATACATACAGCAAAATTCACCGTTATCCATTCATAAAGTCATTGACATCATGAATCAATTAACATCGGCAATTGCCCATGCCCATCACAATCATATTGTACATAGGGATATAAAACCTCAAAATATCTTAATTAACGAACATGATGAGGTTAAAATTACGGACTTTGGGATTGCGATGGCACTTAGTGCAACAGCGATTACACATACGAACTCCGTACTAGGAACAGTGCACTACTTATCACCTGAACAAGCAAGAGGAGGCATGGCAAATAAAAAGTCGGATATCTATTCTCTAGGAATTGTTATGTTTGAATTATTAACTGGTAGACTACCATTCTCCGGAGAGTCGGCTGTTTCTATTGCTCTTAAGCATCTTCAAAATGAAACACCTTCTCCAAAGAGATGGAATCCGAATATTCCTCAAAGTGTTGAGAACATTGTGTTGAAATCGACAGCCAAAGACCCCTTCCACCGTTATGAGAGTGTAGAAGAAATGGCTGAAGACATAAAAACAGCTTTGGATCCCGATCGGATGAATGAAAAGCCATTTGTAGCCCCTAGAGATGAAGAAGCGACAAAAGCCATACCAATCTTTTCACAGGATAAGCCAATTGATAACTTAGAACAAACGATTTTGCGAAATGATCGCAATACACCGCCAAAGCCTGAAACGAGCGAGAGTACTAGTAAGCAAAAGAAAAAATGGCCATGGATCGTGGGAATCGTATTGTTCTTTTTGATTGTTGGAGGAGTATTAGCCTATACGTTGTTACCTGACTTATTAGCTCCAGATTTAATTGAAGTTCCTGATGTAGAAGACCTACCCCATGATGAAGCGGTCACTAAATTAGTTGATGCAGGTTTTTCTATAGGGAAAACTGAAAAGGTCTACCACGAATCGATTGAGGAAGGACATGTGGTTAAAACTGAACCTTCAAAAGGTTCAAAAGTTCAGCCGAACAGTGAAGTTTTACTGTATGAGAGTATGGGTAAAGAAAGATATATTTTATCAAACTACGTCGGTAGACAATATGAAAGTGTCTTAAATTTATTAGGAGACATTTTTGATGATATTGAGGTTGAAAAAGTGTTCTCTGAAGAAACAGAAGGGACTATTCTTTCCCAAGATCCGGAAGCTGATGAAGAAGTTATTCCTGAAGAGACTACCCTTAAATTTACGGTTAGTAAAGGGCCTCAGTTAATCGAGCTAAAAGACCTAACCGGTTATTCTCGAGATGAATATTCAGCATACTCAAAGGAACATAGTTTCCTAATTAACGTGATAAGTGAGGAACATCATGATGAAATCCCAGCTGGACATGTAATATCACAGGATCCTGCACCAGGGACAAGTGTCAAAAAGAATGCTGAAATCAAAGTTGTGCTTTCCAAAGGTAAAAAAGAAATTCCACCTAAGGAAGTAATCATTGATTTGGTGATTCCGTATGATGATAGCCAAAACAATGAGGATGAGGAGAATAAAGAACCTCAACTTGTCCAAATATATATTGAGGACATGAATAGAAGTATGACCGTGGCAGCAGATAGTTTTGAAATCACAGAAGATACACCTTATCAAATAACATTATTGATAGCTTATGGAGAAAAGGCTGGATATAGAATAGTTAGAAACAATCAGTTTATCGATGAAGGTATTCGTGAGTATCCGATAGAGGAGTGA